The following proteins are encoded in a genomic region of Fusarium keratoplasticum isolate Fu6.1 chromosome 9, whole genome shotgun sequence:
- a CDS encoding BZIP domain-containing protein, which translates to MTGPALAPSPPRQAVDSPGAGTPVLAPAPAARPRVISAAPGPASPATSTAPQRTPLSIKPSAKPPPPAQPQQRTALPSINKMAMSSVISPNPAPPEPPKMSMTSKEWVIPPRPKPGRKPATDTPPTKRKAQNRAAQRAFRERRAARVGELEEQLDQQREAHEKQETELKDKIHELELDVQSFRSRCMLLENMLDRERQDRIRVETEAETLKRRLDEGVFNSGYQSRSMSTSHPFDGLQSPTSQPQRHSLPDGRPDRQSGHSFSISQIISPPETLDINASNDDTAITCGNCSPNGPCACAEEVMKTAANGCSKCGLTSSCQCLGEVADALNRSQDLKRPASPSGDISGEKRHRSSHDEAETDFTAMYSRKATNVTQDTYTAPSQVPSLDNMPFRDGCGFCKDGTYCVCADTSLATPAMTPNDTLPPISQQVQTPPPSETDVVSPTLAMEMTADGAVKLPRRTQTQNQSSERRGCGPNGPGTCAQCQADPKSGLFCRLMAANFNRKDGSSSGGCCGGKGAGGGCCKSQQPKPEKISLPSLPSLGLSCAEAYQTLSSHRNFSKAADDIGSWLPKLKATPRAGARPAPQGAMMPIEVEAASIMSVLKDFDIRFGRGF; encoded by the coding sequence ATGACAGGCCCAGCACTCGCTCCATCTCCTCCGCGTCAAGCTGTCGACTCCCCTGGCGCTGGTACTCCCGTCCTCGCACCTGCACCCGCGGCAAGACCTCGTGTTATCTCAGCCGCACCTGGGCCGGCTTCACCAGCCACATCCACTGCCCCACAGAGGACGCCTCTCTCCATTAAGCCGAGTGCAAAGCCACCTCCACCCGCacaacctcaacaacgcACTGCTCTCCCTTccatcaacaagatggccATGTCGTCCGTAATCAGCCCCAACCCGGCGCCGCCGGAGCCTCCCAAGATGTCCATGACTTCCAAGGAGTGGGTGATCCCTCCGAGGCCCAAGCCCGGCAGGAAGCCCGCCACCGACACACCACCCACCAAGCGCAAGGCCCAAAACCGCGCAGCCCAGAGGGCCTTCcgggagaggagagccgCCCGAGTCGGCGAGCTAGAGGAGCAGCTTGATCAGCAGCGTGAGGCTCATGAGAAGCAGGAGacggagctcaaggacaagattcacgagctcgagcttgatgtCCAGTCCTTCCGGTCCCGATGCATGCTACTCGAGAACATGCTCGACCGGGAAAGACAGGACCGTATCCGGGTTGAAACCGAGGCCGAGACCCTCAAGCGACGTCTAGATGAAGGCGTCTTCAACTCGGGTTACCAGTCACGGAGCATGAGCACTTCCCACCCGTTTGATGGACTTCAAAGTCCAACTAGTCAGCCGCAGAGGCACAGTCTTCCCGATGGCCGCCCGGACCGGCAGTCGGGTCAttccttttccatctcccaGATAATCTCTCCCCCTGAGACCCTCGACATCAACGCATCAAATGATGATACCGCCATCACCTGCGGGAACTGCTCCCCAAACGGGCCATGTGCCTGTGCCGAAGAGGTGATGAAGACCGCCGCCAACGGCTGCAGCAAGTGCGGTCTGACATCTAGCTGCCAGTGCCTCGGCGAGGTGGCTGACGCCCTCAACCGATCTCAGGACCTTAAGCGTCCGGCCTCGCCGTCTGGAGATATTTCCGGCGAGAAGAGGCACCGCTCCAGCCatgacgaggctgagacAGACTTTACCGCCATGTACTCTCGCAAGGCCACCAACGTCACCCAAGACACTTACACTGCTCCCTCCCAAGTTCCTTCACTAGACAACATGCCGTTCAGAGACGGATGTGGGTTTTGTAAGGACGGAACCTACTGCGTCTGCGCAGACACCTCACTGGCGACCCCAGCCATGACTCCAAATGATACCCTTCCTCCCATCTCCCAGCAGGTCCAGACACCTCCCCCGTCAGAGACCGATGTTGTTTCTCCTACACTAGCCATGGAGATGACGGCCGATGGTGCCGTCAAGCTCCCTCGCCGGACACAGACTCAGAACCAATCATCTGAACGTCGAGGCTGTGGTCCCAACGGACCTGGTACCTGTGCCCAGTGCCAGGCTGATCCCAAGTCTGGTCTCTTCTGCCGCCTGATGGCCGCCAACTTCAACCGTAAGGATGGTAGCAGCTCTGGAGGCTGCTGTGGTGGCAAGGGAGCTGGCGGCGGTTGCTGCAAGTCCCAACAACCCAAGCCTGAGAAGATCTCTCTTCCCAGTCTGCCCAGCCTGGGACTTAGCTGTGCCGAGGCATACCAGACACTATCAAGTCACCGCAACTTTTCCAAGGCGGCGGATGATATTGGTTCCTGGCTGCCAAAGCTCAAGGCTACTCCTCGTGCCGGAGCCCGCCCAGCACCTCAAGGGGCGATGATGCCCATCGAGGTTGAAGCGGCGAGTATCATGAGCGTGCTGAAGGATTTTGATATTCGGTTTGGGAGAGGATTCTAA
- a CDS encoding Conserved oligomeric Golgi complex subunit 2, with translation MAAAPDPLASFSGLGISTPSRAPFTLSGSDSSSSVDDDAPLPFPEALPRADFLAPNFQPAAYLSALPNRHQTLEDLRSDLRDRSAAISSELLELVNSNYTAFLSLGSELRGGDDKVEDVKVSLLGFRRAVEEVKGRVSSRKEETNALNDELRGVRSAIEQGRKMIELSERLTSLEERLALDSMPASNTQRDWEDDESEEEDEDEDGTLGSSPTRLLSSAQECSRIATLTESLDQNTPFVIKMEERLTRCRNTLLLDLGNALKQAKKAGVHGQDRVLKYLAIYRVLGAQADAIKALRGG, from the coding sequence ATGGCCGCCGCGCCGGACCCTCTCGCCTCTTTCTCGGGCCTCGGGATATCTACCCCGTCCCGTGCTCCTTTCACCCTCTCCGGCTccgactcttcctcctccgtcgACGATGACGCCCCCCTGCCGTTCCCCGAGGCCCTACCGCGCGCAGACTTTCTTGCTCCGAACTTTCAACCGGCTGCATATCTCTCTGCACTTCCGAACCGACATCAGACCCTCGAGGATTTGCGCTCTGACTTGCGCGATCGGAGCGCAGCCATCAGCTcagagctccttgagcttgtgaACTCGAATTATACGGCCTTTCTATCCCTTGGCAGCGAACTTcgcggcggcgacgacaaggtcgaggatGTCAAAGTCTCGCTGTTAGGTTTCCGAAGAgcggtggaggaggtcaagggtCGTGTATCGTCACGAAAAGAAGAAACCAATGCGCTCAACGATGAACTTCGTGGCGTGAGGTCAGCCATCGAGCAAGGCCGCAAGATGATAGAGCTCTCTGAACGATTAACATCTTTGGAGGAACGTCTGGCGCTGGACAGCATGCCAGCTTCCAATACCCAGCGAGATTGGGAAGACGACGAAagcgaagaggaagatgaggacgaggatgggACACTTGGGAGCTCACCAACAAGACTGCTTTCTTCAGCACAAGAATGTAGTCGCATTGCAACGCTCACCGAATCTCTAGACCAGAACACACCCTTTgtgatcaagatggaggagcgcTTGACACGTTGTCGGAACACTCTGCTACTAGACTTGGGCAACGCACTAAAGCAGGCCAAAAAGGCTGGCGTGCATGGTCAGGACAGAGTTCTGAAATATCTTGCTATATACAGAGTGCTAGGCGCACAAgcagatgccatcaaggctctTCGAGGCGGTTAG
- a CDS encoding SurE domain-containing protein, producing the protein MKSLVSLAILPLAAQAVRIVQSNDDGWAESYIRTFNDALNKAGYEVVLSAPAENKSGSSSRDEKPKDRKEACQYNSCPANSGPVGSDPKRPDLNWVNSFPVTSIKYGIDTFGPGLWDGAAPELAVTGPNVGTNLWLQVPFSGTVGAACYAAHDAGIPAIAFSGASSGNTAFNTSPVPARSLVYAELATKLVKKVVDSGKPYLPKDVFLNVNFPKVEGKCTDASKFKWVLSRINPGVFSKPDTEWCGDDRLPTETDVILEDGCYISVSIGDATDKTTVNDERQDVVLAKLRDMLVCLP; encoded by the exons atgaagtcTCTCGTTTCGCTGGCTATTCTGCCTCTTGCCGCCCAGGCAGTGAGAATCGTTCAATccaatgatgatggctggGCAGAGTCGTACATCCGTACTTTCAACGATGCCCTGAACAAGGCCGGCTACGAGGTTGTTCTCTCAGCCCCAGCTGAGAACAAGTCGGGCAGCA GCTCGCGCgacgagaagcccaaggatCGCAAGGAGGCATGCCAGTATAACAGCTGTCCCGCCAACAGCGGCCCTGTCGGCTCTGACCCCAAGCGTCCTGATCTCAACTGGGTCAACTCATTCCCTGTCACTTCCATCAAGTATGGTATCGACACCTTTGGCCCTGGTCTGTGGGATGGTGCTGCACCCGAATTGGCTGTTACTGGCCCCAATGTCGGTACCAACCTCTGGCTTCAGGTGCCCTTCTCTGGTACTGTCGGCGCTGCCTGCTATGCAGCTCACGATGCTGGCATCCCGGCGATCGCCTTCTCTGGAGCTTCCTCCGGCAACACTGCCTTCAACACGAGCCCTGTTCCCGCTCGCAGCCTTGTGTACGCTGAGCTGGCCAccaagctggtcaagaaggtcgTGGACTCTGGAAAGCCTTACCTCCCCAAGGACGTCTTCCTCAACGTCAACTTCCCCAAGGTCGAGGGAAAGTGCACCGACGCATCCAAGTTTAAGTGGGTGTTGAGCCGCATCAACCCTGGTGTCTTTTCTAAGCCTGATACTGAGTGGTGCGGTGATGACCGCCTGCCCACCGAGACGGATGTTATTCTTGAGGATGGATGCTACATTTCTGTCAGCATTGGTGACGCCACTGACAAGACGACTGTGAACGATGAGCGACAGGATGTTGTGCTTGCAAAGCTCAGGGATATGCTCGTGTGCCTGCCTTAA
- a CDS encoding NmrA domain-containing protein: MLVLIAGATGNLGQKLIDSLHSHGHQVRALGRNPSKLEPSRREKLESFVQSEAYYDIPALDRACKGVEVVICAYQGIPQLQLEGQLLLLRAAERAGVKTYVAHCWSYDWRNMKLGVQESYDPFISFRNHVDLSSNLKPIYIFTGVLAEVLFSAPGHGHFSPAHNGVWDPESKTMEIWGTGKEVWNWTTERDAAEFTTAIIEKDDASQGGDWTVCSGSSTLKELATIYGKVRNCKVDIRMKGTVEELRERALEARRQGSRRNYWPYIGWFYQLHTVDGTWSLGELDNERLGVKTTGFDEFLRKYPTL; encoded by the coding sequence ATGCTCGTTCTTATAGCTGGCGCAACCGGAAACCTCGGCCAAAAACTCATTGATAGCCTTCACTCTCATGGTCATCAAGTCCGCGCCCTCGGTCGCAACCCGTCCAAACTCGAGCCCTCTCGCCGAGAGAAACTGGAAAGCTTCGTTCAAAGTGAGGCTTACTATGACATTCCGGCTCTAGATCGTGCCTGCAAGGGCGTCGAAGTGGTTATTTGCGCGTACCAGGGTATCCCTCAATTGCAGCTTgaaggccagctcctcctcctacGTGCCGCTGAACGAGCTGGTGTCAAGACATACGTTGCCCACTGCTGGAGTTATGACTGGAGGAACATGAAACTTGGTGTTCAAGAAAGTTATGATCCATTCATATCTTTCAGAAATCACGTGGACTTGTCTTCGAACCTGAAGCCGATTTACATCTTCACTGGAGTACTGGCTGAGGTACTCTTTTCTGCGCCTGGCCATGGCCACTTTAGCCCAGCGCACAATGGTGTCTGGGACCCAGAGAGCAAGACGATGGAGATTTGGGGAACAGGCAAAGAGGTCTGGAATTGGACTACCGAACGAGATGCTGCAGAGTTCACcaccgccatcatcgagaaAGATGATGCGTCTCAAGGCGGCGACTGGACTGTGTGTTCGGGAAGTAGCACACTCAAGGAGCTAGCCACGATATACGGCAAGGTTAGGAACTGCAAAGTGGACATTCGCATGAAGGGAACTGTGGAAGAGTTGCGTGAAAGAGCTCTTGAGGCGAGGAGGCAAGGATCAAGACGGAACTACTGGCCGTATATCGGGTGGTTCTATCAACTACACACCGTTGACGGGACCTGGTCTCTTGGAGAGTTGGACAATGAGAGACTGGGAGTGAAGACTACAGGGTTTGATGAGTTTCTGAGGAAATACCCAACCCTCTAA
- a CDS encoding TAFII28 domain-containing protein, with protein sequence MASPPYASSPSAMSPPYPSPAQIPNKKRSSTLDVNNPSKRRKPSNLSQTSNSAAAVNHPLRQTSFPPEARSPYPRSPSVDASSHVSGSAVSVTASGAPKKKRGRKAKNAKQDEAREQTPSLVGGRAPTAVSGQGGDKEDDDEDDEKAEMALEDVVARTQEQKQEEIRLRAMLVEAFDSQQYNRYELWRAAKLADSVVKRVVNATVSQSVPQNVSTAVKAVAKLFAGEIIEAARNVQAEWIATGEKQSELPTPPPSNNDAAAEEEEVDLKRGPLRPDHLREAWRRYKLSGESRGVGVQQLWHAQQADGVDRFSTRTGKRLFK encoded by the exons atggcttctcctccctacgcctcctccccctcagCCATGTCGCCTCCGTACCCATCACCAGCGCAAATCCCCAACAAGAAACGCTCGTCAACCCTCGACGTAAACAACCCTTCAAAGCGCCGCAAGCCCTCGAACCTCTCGCAAACCTCCAACTCTGCAGCCGCAGTCAACCACCCTCTCCGCCAGACCTCTTTCCCCCCAGAGGCCCGATCTCCGTACCCTCGCTCCCCATCCGTTGACGCATCCTCCCACGTGAGCGGCAGCGCAGTAAGCGTCACGGCCAGCGGCGCGCCAAAGAAGAAACGCGGCCGGAAGGCAAAGAACGCGAAGCAGGATGAGGCGCGTGAGCAGACACCCAGCCTCGTAGGAGGCCGCGCTCCTACAGCCGTCAGCGGACAGGGCGGAGATaaggaagacgacgacgaagatgacgaaaAGGCAGAGATGGCGCTGGAGGATGTGGTTGCAAGGACACAGGAGCAGAAGCAAGAGGAGATTCGTCTACGTGCAATGCTTGTTGAGGCCTTCGACAGCCAGCAGTATAACCGATACGAGCTTTGGCGCGCAGCCAAGCTCGCCGATTCTGTCGTCAAACGA GTGGTCAACGCGACCGTGTCGCAATCCGTTCCGCAAAACGTCAGCACAGCCGTCAAAGCCGTTGCCAAGCTCTTTGCTGGTGAGATCATCGAGGCCGCCCGCAACGTGCAGGCCGAGTGGATAGCAACAGGAGAGAAGCAGAGTGAGCTCCCAACACCGCCCCCCTCCAACAACGATGCagccgccgaggaagaagaggtagACCTGAAGCGCGGGCCCCTGCGTCCTGACCACCTGCGTGAGGCATGGCGTCGCTACAAGCTGTCGGGAGAAAGCCGCGGAGTGGGCGTGCAGCAGCTCTGGCATGCGCAACAGGCCGATGGTGTCGACCGCTTCTCGACACGCACGGGAAAGCGGCTCTTCAAGTGA